A window of Candidatus Delongbacteria bacterium genomic DNA:
GCTTTAAGAGGGAAGATATTTAGTGATGTGAATTTTACCACTTTCTATTTTAAACTCGATGAAATAAACAAATTCATTATCTACAGAAGGACGCAAAGACCGCGAAGGAATAAGAGCAGGGACTAGCTGTAAGCGATCAGGGATTAATAGGGTAAAGATAGAGAAGAGAACTTGTTATAAGCTGTGAAAATCCCTTGAAAGGAGTGAGTTCTTTTATCATTTCTTATTAACTCATTGTAATAAACTGCTACATTTCTATTCTTTTGCGAACAGTGCACATCTTGTGTAATTACCAAATCTTGAATTCCATTTGTGTTGTTTGGGGCTGAAAATTGAAAATAAGCACGTTATAAAAAACTCCCCTACAAGAAAATCATGAAAATCTTATAAATTATTGTTCAGACAATTTTAATTCTTTTATCTCATCAATAGACAATCCTGTTAATGCTGAAATAGTGTTAAAGTCTAAATTTCTTAATAAGCAATTCTTAGCCATTTCTATCTTTGCCATTTTCTCACCTTCTAGTCTACCTTTTAGTTTCCCTTCTGCAAAACCCTCAACTTTAGCGGTATCAATAACATTCTTAAGATCTCTATAAACTTTTAAACTTTCTTCATACTCATCCTGCTCTTCAGAAGTAAGTGCTGCAACTTCTTTATTTGCCTCTTCACCAAACAGTTTTTTAAAACCGAAATCAGTAAATGGATTTATATATTTTTCTTTTGTTGAGACAGTCATATCAACCTCATTCAATTTATATCAAAATATAATGATGATATGTAGAGAAAAAAACTGTAAAATGATTAATAAACATGTATATAGATATTTTATTTATTGGAGTTCATTATTTGAGCTACAACAATTTTAAATTACACAAATATCATAATGAATAAGATTGCTCTTGTTCAAAACAATTAACTTATGGAGAAAAGTATGGCTACTCAAATTCTTAGAAATCCTAGAGGGGTAAAAATTGGTGAAATTCTTGAAATTGGAGGAAAACTTATAATCAGAGATCCAAGAGGTGTAAAAAAGGGTGAATATGACCCAAAAACCAATACAACTAGAGATGCTAGAGGTGCTAAAGTTGGTATTGGTAATCTTTTGACAACGTTACTTTAATGAGTAATACAACAAGCGAACAGTTTAGTGCTGTTCGCTTTTGTGGAAAAATAATTAAAATAACTATTGACAATCCATTTTGAATGTATTATTTTTATTAGTTAACGCAAAAAGAATGCGTGATTGTAAAATGCATCATGTTGATGCGATTAAGAATTGTTGAATAAAAGATAAATACAAAACTAAACTAAGGAGCGATTTAATCATGAGCTTAAAAGACAATACTATCACAGTAAAATGTGAAAAATGCGGAGAAGAAGTGAACTATAGTCCGTATGATTTTGAATTTGATATTCAATCAGATAAAGAAAATATGGGAAAGGAGGATTTATTTTTATTTGAACTGAATGAAAAATGTAAAAAATGCAAACATGAGCATCGTATAGATTCTACGGCTTGGATATATCCAGAAGGAGCAGAGATTACTTTTGATAAACCTAAAGTATATGGCTGTGAAGTTATTTCAGGTATAGAAAATTTAAAAGAATTAATAGAAAACAATTAAGAGGAAATTACTAAAATGAGTTTAAATCAAATTAAAGTAGAAGAATATGTATGTGCATTTATTGATGTACTAGGTTTCAAAAATATGATAACTGAATGCAAAGAAGATTCAAAAATGCTAAATGATAATCTTCATAAAGTACTTGGAGCTTTAGAAAATGAAATAAAGGATTTACAAAGTGATAAAGACTTTAATGCTTTGGATTATAAAGTATTTTCAGATAATATTTTCATTGGTATAAAACTCTGGTCTGAGTATCACGAAAATGAAATATTTGATATGATCACGACATTAGCTAAAATACAACTAAATTTAGCATTAGAAGGTATTTTTATTAGAGGTGGAGTTGTAATTGATAAGCTATATATTGATGAAAGAATAATCTTTGGACCAGGCATTATAAATTCTCATGTTTTAGAATCTAAAATCTCCATTTATCCAAGAATTATCCTATCACATGAAATAAAAGATATGATTGAAGTTTACTCTAATTTTTATGATAAAGAAGATGAAACACCTGCTGAAACCTTGCTGATAAATGATCATGATGACTACTTCTATATCAATTATCTTTCTTTATTAATTGAGGATGAAGAGACTCTTCTTGTTATTGAGCAAAAATTACTTGATCATAAAAACATCATTGAAGTTAATTTGAACAAATTTGATAAAGATGATAAAATTAGGATAAAATTCTGTTGGTTAGCTAGTTATCATAATAACTTTATACAAAAATACAGATCGCTTCTTGAAAATCCAGAAAAGTTTAAAATAAACATTAAATAAAGGTTTTATATCAAAATAAGAACCTGAGAAATCAGGTTCTTATTTCGTTTTAGCATGACTAGATATAAACTGAGCAAGTTTTTCAATTGCTTCTACTAAATTCTCTCCATTTTTTTCGCATTTAGAAAAAATAGTTGCTATATCACTCGCTTTTCCATGAAATCTACCATTTACTGTCCCATCAACTAAAATAGATAAGGCGTGTTCTAGATTTAATATTGAACTCATTATAACTCCATTCTTATTTAACATTTGTTGGCTTACTTTCTTCTAAATTTACAGAATCAGGTTCAGAAAAAACATTATGAAGTATCAATCTATTTATTAAATCATTTTTACTTTGTAAATCAAGTCTCAAATTGGTTAACTCTAAATCTAAATTTTTAATTTTGGAATTGATTATTTCACTATTATTATTTTCAAGATAACTAAAATATGATTGTGTTCCAATCATTACAAAAGTTAAAATAATCATTATTAGAGAATTCCTGTTTACTTTTTTTGCTAAATTCTCATTAGAGATCATTGTTCTGGCAGAGATCACAACTTGACCTAAAGGAATTTCACTTTCTTGAGCACATTTATCCATCCTATCAATAAACTGCTCTAAATTTGCACTTAGATACCTTTTTGCATCCCATTTTTCCTCTTTCATCGACAGTCTATCCTCATTATTATTTAGAACTATAATAATTTTCAATTATTTCTACTTCTTCTGAAGTTAAATCGTAAAGTTGGTATACCAGCTGGTCTATTTCATGTTCTAAATCTGATGTATCTTCTAATTCTGCACATGATTTCTTAACTAAAATTTGATCAACAATTTTTTCAATTTGTTCTTGAATTTTAATGTCTGCAAATTTAATAGGTAGATTTTCTACTGATGAAATTCTTACTTGAGGGAATATATCACCTCCTTGTGAATTTGTTTTTTGATAATAGAACTTAAAAAGAGTTGAGTTAAAAAGACCTAAAACATATTTTACCTTAAACCTTTTGTCCGTAATATAAGTACTATGTATCGTATGTTCATAGTATCTTTGTTTGTCATCATAAGTTGCAATCATTTCCTTTGCTACAAATCGAGATAAAATTTTTTCTCTTTTAAAAATATTCTCATTTCGCAACCAAAGACCTGCTCTTTTACCTTTTTTCCTTTTCACTTCTTCTTGCATCATTTCATCAGGTTTATAATTAACCCAAACATTAGTATCAGTTAAAGAATATTTGGACAAATGTTTCCCAAAAAATAGTTTATAACAAGTATTATCTTTTTGCTCATTAATATATAAGATATCTTTGATTGTACCTGCAACTATACCATCTTTTACTTCGGCAATTTGTTTTACTCTATAAGTATTTGCTTCAATTTTTTCAGAAAGTTTATCAATATCTGTATTTATTTCTAAGCGAAAAATATATTCTTTCTCTTTTGAAATACTTGACATATCTGTTTCTGAGAGAAGTATCAGTTTTTGCATTGTAATTTTAAATGCTTTATATTTTGCTTTAGAAGTTTGATAATTTTCTACAATAACACTATCCACTTGAGCGTCTTCAAATACTTTATCATCAATTTTTACTACTGTTACACCATGATTGTCGCAAACTATTTTTCGAGCTATAGCAAATTGCTTATTATTCAAAAATTTGCCAGGAATAATAAATGAGAATACACCTGATGTTTGTTTAATTTGCATAGCTTTCTCAATAAAAAGAGAATACAAGTCAAATCTACCAGTTGCTGTTTTATAGACTGTTTCAAAAAATCTTCTATAACTCCATGTTATATCTTCAATACCTACATAAGGAGGATTTCCAATTACCACATCAAACCCTACAAAGTCGCCATTTTCATCAAGCACTTCTGGAAACTCAAACCTCCATTCAAAAGAGTTTTCATAAATAGCATTATTCTCTATCTCTTTAATCTCTGCATCTAATTTATTAATCTCGTTTGACAATTTCTCAACTTTTTTATTAAACTCTTCCTTTTCTTTTTTTGTTTTTTCAAAAAGTTCAAGCTGATTAACAAGCTTCTCTAATGTAGCTTTAGTGTTTTCAAATCTTCTTTTTTTGGGATCATTATCTAAAATTTCACTTCTGAAATCTTTTTTTATCTCATTTATCAGTTTCTCCATCTCTCTTTTTTCTTCTTTGCTTTTTGCATTCTGATATGAAGAAACTGCTAATTTATAAGATGATATATTCCATTTGCTTTTTTTCAATGCCTTTTTGATATCTGAATTAATGTCAAAACGGCTAATCAATGAGTTCCCACATTTTATATTTATATCTATATTTGGAAGTGTTTCTAGCTCGTCATCATTTTTATAATATGCATTTTTAAGAAGCTCAATCCAAAGTCTAAGCCTGCAAATCTTTACTGAATTTGGATTAATATCGACACCAAAAAGACAATTTTCGATTATGCTTTGTTTTTCATGAAAAATGGCTTCTTGAACTCTCTGACTTTCTTTATTTTTTGGAGTATATTCAAATAGCTTTCCATCTTCATCCATTATTATCAATTCGTCATTTACAACTTCAAAGCTATATTCTTTTAGTCTTTTTCCTGATCGATCCAGAAGTATTTTGAGTTCACTTTTAATTGCCAGTATTTCATTTAAAACTGAAACAAGAAAATGTCCACTTCCTACTGCGGGGTCACATATTTTAAGACTATTTATTATTTCATTGGCTTCTTTTGAGTCCTCAATTTTGTTGTATAGTTCTGTTATATTTTTACAACTCCATTTCTTAACTGTATTAAACTTTTGTATAACAGCTCTTCTTATGGCTTCTCTACTCATATACATTGTAATAAAACCTGGTGTGAAGAATGAACCATCTTTGTAACCATTAATTTTTTCAAAGATTAGACCTAAAACAGATGCATTAATTAAAGTTTTGTTTTCTTCTTGTATCTCTTCAGAACCTTCACTACTAAAGTCATAAGAGTCTAAAAACTTAAACAGATATTCAAGTGTATTTAATTTACCAGTTAGTTTTGTTCCATTTGAATCTTTAAGTATTGTATTCTGATAAATTGAAATTTCTCTATCATCTTTCAGATTGGATATAAAAACTGTAAGTTGTTCCAGTTCTGTTGGTTCAAATAGAGAGCTATTAAGGTAAGGTACTTTTTTGTACAGTTCTTTAACGTCAATATTTCTTTCATTAAGTTTTCTTGCTAGTACTTGAAAGAACAAGCTATTGAGATCATCATAATTTTTGATTTTAACATAAGATAGGAATTTATAGGTTTTATCTCTTTTATGATAACTTAATAATTGAGCTTCTAGTAACTTAAGAAATAATATTCTATTTATCCATGTTATACAAAGCTCTAAACCAATATTAAAGTATCTTTCTTCAATTGTTTTACCATAAGTTTCAGGTTTATCCAATCTTGTTAACTTTTCCAAACTATCAAGTTGAACAATAGTACTTTCAAGTAAAGTTGCACTTTCTCGTTTTTCTACACTTTGTCTTTCAATAAGTTTTTTACTACCAGATTTTATCTCAGTTAGCCCTATGATATGAAGTAATTCAC
This region includes:
- a CDS encoding Eco57I restriction-modification methylase domain-containing protein, coding for MKCNLLTIGKSLNKAFVKVKPSRIDIENFKQNLISLFDKLNENESEEYHKNLITAFLKETYYGNNYNINTKGRNDLVIHSNNKANSSVSVIIETKKPSNKYEMISKDKINAKALHELVYYFLKERVTLKNLDVKNLIITNVYEWYIFNSNEFERIFANDKKLVKKFEDFEEGRLSGKTTDFFYKEIAENFITNYQEEISCTYFDIRDFKTPLFNNEKSDDSKLIKLYKVFTPEHLLKLPFVNDSNSLDKRFYGELLHIIGLTEIKSGSKKLIERQSVEKRESATLLESTIVQLDSLEKLTRLDKPETYGKTIEERYFNIGLELCITWINRILFLKLLEAQLLSYHKRDKTYKFLSYVKIKNYDDLNSLFFQVLARKLNERNIDVKELYKKVPYLNSSLFEPTELEQLTVFISNLKDDREISIYQNTILKDSNGTKLTGKLNTLEYLFKFLDSYDFSSEGSEEIQEENKTLINASVLGLIFEKINGYKDGSFFTPGFITMYMSREAIRRAVIQKFNTVKKWSCKNITELYNKIEDSKEANEIINSLKICDPAVGSGHFLVSVLNEILAIKSELKILLDRSGKRLKEYSFEVVNDELIIMDEDGKLFEYTPKNKESQRVQEAIFHEKQSIIENCLFGVDINPNSVKICRLRLWIELLKNAYYKNDDELETLPNIDINIKCGNSLISRFDINSDIKKALKKSKWNISSYKLAVSSYQNAKSKEEKREMEKLINEIKKDFRSEILDNDPKKRRFENTKATLEKLVNQLELFEKTKKEKEEFNKKVEKLSNEINKLDAEIKEIENNAIYENSFEWRFEFPEVLDENGDFVGFDVVIGNPPYVGIEDITWSYRRFFETVYKTATGRFDLYSLFIEKAMQIKQTSGVFSFIIPGKFLNNKQFAIARKIVCDNHGVTVVKIDDKVFEDAQVDSVIVENYQTSKAKYKAFKITMQKLILLSETDMSSISKEKEYIFRLEINTDIDKLSEKIEANTYRVKQIAEVKDGIVAGTIKDILYINEQKDNTCYKLFFGKHLSKYSLTDTNVWVNYKPDEMMQEEVKRKKGKRAGLWLRNENIFKREKILSRFVAKEMIATYDDKQRYYEHTIHSTYITDKRFKVKYVLGLFNSTLFKFYYQKTNSQGGDIFPQVRISSVENLPIKFADIKIQEQIEKIVDQILVKKSCAELEDTSDLEHEIDQLVYQLYDLTSEEVEIIENYYSSK